The nucleotide window CCACCCGATCCCGGCAGTCCGTGGACGAGATCGCCATGGCCGGCACCTCCATCAGCGAGACCCGGTCGGCGGGCAGCCCGGCATCGTTCAGCACGTGCCCCGGCCGGGTCACCCCGACGAAATGGGCCAGCTCGAACAGCTCGTCGCTGTCCTTCCACGACAGGATCTGCGCCAGCGCATCGGCACCGGTCATGAAGAACAGGTCCGCCCCGGCCGCGCTGCTTCTGCAGGTCACGCAGGGTGTCGATGGTGTAGGTCGGACCGGGTCGGTCGATGTCGACCCGACTCACGGTGAACCGCGGGTTGGACGCCGTGGCGACCACGGTCATCAGGTAGCGATGCTCTGCCGGGCTGACCTCGCGGTCAGCCTTCTGCCACGGCTGGCCCGTGGGCACGAACACGACCTCGTCGAGGTCGAACTCCGCGGCCACCTCGCTCGCGGCGACCAGGTGGCCGTGGTGGATCGGGTCGAACGTGCCACCCATCACCCCGAGCCGGGTGGGCTTGACCACTGGTTAGTGGCTACCCGTCCCCTGCGCGCCGGTCGAACCGTGAGCGACGAACGCCGCCGGGTCGTGGCGGTGGGCCACCGAGCGGAACGCCAAGGTGACCGCGAGCAACAGGGCGAACACAGCCAACGCGAGCAGGCCGAACCACATCGCGTCCATCGGCAGTTCGTTGACGACCTCTTCGGCCAACTTCATGGCGCCTCGATCCCTTCTCGAACCGTTTCCCGCGCGGGCTAGGCTTCCGGCAGGGGCAGCGCACAGTCTGTCATGTCGGGGCGGTCGCGTGCGATGCACCCGGCCGTGACGCGAACGAGGGAAGGACCACACCACGATGGACGACGCCGGGCATCCTGCGGCCCGGCCGGTGCGCGAACCGGTCGAGCTGAGCGTCGTCGTCCCGATGTACGACGAAGAGGACGTCCTGCCCCTCTTCGCAGCCCGGTTGCGCCCCGTGCTCGACGGCATGGTGAGCGACGGCCTGCTCACCGACTACGAGGTGCTCGCCGTGGACGACGGCAGCCACGACGCCACCCCGATCCTGCTGGTCAAGGAACGGCGCAACTGGCCGCAGCTGCGCGTCGTCCGGCTGCGGGCCAACGCCGGCCACCAGGCCGCGCTGTCGGCAGGTCTGGTGCGCTGCCGCGGCGAGTGGGTGGCCTCACTCGACGCCGACCTGCAGGACCCGCCCGAGGTGCTGCGCGACATGCTCGTGCGCGCCACGACGGACGGCGTGGACGTGGTCTACGGCGTCCGCACCGACCGCAGCACCGACTCGGTGTTCAAACGCCGGACGGCGCGCGCCTACTACCGCCTGATGCGCGCCACCGTGGGCAACCACGTCTCGGCGGACGCCGGCGACTTCCGCCTGATGAGCCGGGCCACGGTGGAGGCCGTCAACAGCCTGCCCGAACACAACCGGGTGCTGCGGCTGGTGATCCCGGCGCTGGGATTCCCCTCGGCCGAGGTCGGCTACCGCCGCGAGGCGCGGGCCGCGGGCGCCACCCACTACCCGATCTCGCGCATGATCCGGCTGACCGTCGACAGCCTGACCGGCTTCTCGATCGCCCCGCTGCGGGTGGCCACCTGGGCGGGCCTGGGCGGGGCCGTCCTGACCGCGCTGTTGTTCGGCTACGCGCTGCTGGCCTACCTGAGCGGCCGGGTCGTGCCCGGCTGGACCTCGACCTTCGTCGCCGTGGCCGGGGTGGGCGCCGTCCAGTTGCTGTGTGTCGGCATCCTCGGCGAGTACGTCGGCCGCCTCTACACCCAGATGCAGGGGCGTCCCTCGTACTTCATCGCCCACGACTCCCTGGACGACGACCTCGGCGAGTGATCACCACCAGCCCTCAACCATGATCACCGTCTTGAATCCAGTTTCGCGACAAAACACCGCATTCTGTATCCCAAACGGTGATCATGGGCCGTGGGTGGGACGGGGACGCTATTGCCTGCTGCCGCGGCGGGACCTGACGACGGTCACGATCAACCAGGCCATCGCGACGACGGCCATCGACAACCAGGCCGTGCCAGCGTCCACGAGCGGGTGCCCCACTGCGGCAGACATGGCCAGTGTCCCGAGAACAATGGCCATCACGGCGTGGACGATTCGTTGATTTCGCCTCGCCATCCCCGCCTCCTCGTCAGTGATCACCATTAGATCGCAGTTTCCACCGCTTCAGCCGGAGCAAACTGCGATCTAACGGTGATCAATAGGCGCCGTGCTCGCGTAGATCACGCAGAGCCGCACCCAGGTCACGCTCGCGGTGGAACCCTCGGGCTGTCACCAGGGCAGCGGCCGACGTCGCCACCATCCAATCGCCCTCGGTCGCCTCCTCGGCCAACGCGCGGAGGTCGTCGGCATCCATGGGCCGCTGGCGGTCATCGCGGGCAAGCAACTTCATGACGATCAGATGGCCGATCGACGCCACGGGCAGCGTCAGGCCGTCGGTGATCGCGAGGTCATCCGCTGCGTGCACGATCTCGGTCTCGATTCCCGACGAGGCGAGCAAGAGATCCACCACGAGCCCACCGTCGGCCGGATGGGTCAGTCGAACCGTCGACAAGCGCCCGGTGGACTCCTGCTCGACGAACAATCCCGCCGCGTACCCACGGCGAAACAGTCCGTGGATCAGATGCTCCGCGGCGGCGTCGTCCTCGACGGCCACGGCCAGGTCTGCGTCACGCGTGAGTCGAGGTTGCGCTCGGGCCGATACCGCGAGCCCGCCAACCAGGGCGAACCGGAACCCGACTTCTCGAACAGACTCGGCAATCCGCGCCAGGGCGGCCTCGAGCGCGATCACGAAGGCATGACGCGGACGACGCCCACACCGTCACCAAGTGGGGCACCCGGACGATCAGACCACCACGCCCGCACCGCGGACTCAACAGCGGCGTCCTCGGCGTCGGGGTGCTCGCGTCGGTAGCGAGCGGCGACCATGCGTGCACCGAACTCGGCCAGCTCACAGGCGATCTCGACGCCGGACCTCGTCATCCTGGGCTCCTTGTCAGTGATCGCCATTAGATCGCAGTTTCCACCGCTTCAGCCGGAGCAAACTGCGATCTAACGGTGATCATGGGCCGGGGGTGGGTTGTGGGCCGGGGGTGGGTTGTGGGCCGGGGGTGGGTTGGAGGGCGGGGTGGCTGTGACGCCCGGGGTGGGAGACCCGGGGCGTGGGGACGCCTCAGGCGAACTTGCGCGCCCGCACCAACAACGAGACCCCGGGCAGCGAGCCCACGGGCAGGTGACGCTCGGCGGCCACCACGGCACCCAGGATGCGGTTCATCCAGGCGGGCGGGTCGTCCAGGTCCGAGCCGTTCGCGCCGCCGAAGCGCCGGCGCAACGCCACCGCCGGACGCAACAGCACCATCCAGCTGCGCACGTCCTCGAGCACGAAGCCGGCGCCGGTGAGCAGGTCGGTCAGCTCGGTGCGCTCGTAGCGCCGCACGTGCCCCACCGACTCGTCGTGCGCCGACCACAGCCGCATGTCGACCGGGACGGCGACCAGGAACGTCCCGCCCGGACGCAACGCCTCGAACACGCTCACCGCGGCGGCCTTGTCGTCGTCCAGGTGCTCGAGCACGTCGAAGGCCACCACCAGGTCGAGGCTGTTCGGCGCCAGCGGCAGCGCGGTCGCATCACCGCGCAGCACCGTGATGCCGCGCTCGGCACACACCCGCGCGCCCTCGGCGCCGTACTCCAGCGCCGCCGCCCGCCAGCCGTGCTCGAGCAGCACCCGGGTGTTGCCGCCGCCGGCCGCGCCGACGTCGAGGGCATCCCCCGGGGTCATGCCGGTCACGGCCCGGCGCAACAGTTC belongs to Kineosporiaceae bacterium and includes:
- a CDS encoding glycosyltransferase family 2 protein — encoded protein: MDDAGHPAARPVREPVELSVVVPMYDEEDVLPLFAARLRPVLDGMVSDGLLTDYEVLAVDDGSHDATPILLVKERRNWPQLRVVRLRANAGHQAALSAGLVRCRGEWVASLDADLQDPPEVLRDMLVRATTDGVDVVYGVRTDRSTDSVFKRRTARAYYRLMRATVGNHVSADAGDFRLMSRATVEAVNSLPEHNRVLRLVIPALGFPSAEVGYRREARAAGATHYPISRMIRLTVDSLTGFSIAPLRVATWAGLGGAVLTALLFGYALLAYLSGRVVPGWTSTFVAVAGVGAVQLLCVGILGEYVGRLYTQMQGRPSYFIAHDSLDDDLGE
- a CDS encoding nucleotidyl transferase AbiEii/AbiGii toxin family protein — encoded protein: MIALEAALARIAESVREVGFRFALVGGLAVSARAQPRLTRDADLAVAVEDDAAAEHLIHGLFRRGYAAGLFVEQESTGRLSTVRLTHPADGGLVVDLLLASSGIETEIVHAADDLAITDGLTLPVASIGHLIVMKLLARDDRQRPMDADDLRALAEEATEGDWMVATSAAALVTARGFHRERDLGAALRDLREHGAY
- a CDS encoding class I SAM-dependent methyltransferase → MESHEVRLLTEVEDRHWWYAERRELLRRAVTGMTPGDALDVGAAGGGNTRVLLEHGWRAAALEYGAEGARVCAERGITVLRGDATALPLAPNSLDLVVAFDVLEHLDDDKAAAVSVFEALRPGGTFLVAVPVDMRLWSAHDESVGHVRRYERTELTDLLTGAGFVLEDVRSWMVLLRPAVALRRRFGGANGSDLDDPPAWMNRILGAVVAAERHLPVGSLPGVSLLVRARKFA